CACCTGGCGACCATGGCGCGGCAGCAGTTACGCCGGGCGGCGTGACCGTGAAAAAAAAGTTCTTGACAAGGGTCATAGAAAGTCTCCCCCGGGATTGCGCCGGCCGGGTACCCACCCCGAAGGGGTGGGTGGGCGCTCGAAGGGATGGTGCTGAATCATGAGCGAAGGTAGTCCAGTGAGCCGGGGACCCTTGACCCTGGCGCTGCCGAAGGGCCGCCTCCTCAAGCCGGCGCTGCACCTGCTCAGACGGCTCGGGCTCGACGGCGTGGACGAGGCCTCGCGGAAGCTCATCTTCGTCGACCCGGCGCGCGGCCTCCGCGTCCTGATCCTGAAGCCTGCCGACATCCCTTCGTACGTCGAGTACGGGGCCGCGGACTTCGGCATCGTCGGGAAGGACATCCTGCTGGAGCAGGAGCCGGACGTGTACGAGCCGCTGGATCTGGGCTTCGGCTTCTGCCGGCTCGTCGTGGCCGAGCCCGAGGAGCTGTGGCGGCGTGACGATCCGGCCAAGTGGTCCTGGGTCCGCGTGGCCACCAGGTATCCGAACCTGACCGAGCGCTACTTCTCCGAGCGTGGGATCCAGGTGGAGCTCATCCGCCTCGATGGCTCGATCGAGCTGGCCCCTCTCGTGGGGCTGGCCGAGCGGATCGTGGACCTGGTCCAGTCCGGGGAGACGCTCCGGGCCAATGGGCTCGTGGAGGTCGCCGAGATCATGCGCTCCACCGCACGGCTCATCGTGAACCGTGCCTCGCTCAAGACCGGCTACGGCCCGATCAGCGAGTGGATCGAGGGGATGAAGAAGGGGATCGCGCAGTGAGCTGCCGCCGCCTCGAGACGAGCGCCCTGGGAATCGCGGGCGTGGTGCAGGCCCTCGACCGCTCCCCCGACTCGGTCCCGCCCGAGACCCACCGGAGCGTGGAGGCCATCCTGGCAGCGGTCAAGGAGCGGGGCGACGCGGCGCTCCTGGAGTTCACCGAGCGCTTCGACGGAGTGAAGCTCCAGGCGGTCGAGCTGGCGGTGACCGCCGAGGAGATGGCCGTGGCCCGCGCGGCGGTCGGTGAGCAGGTGCTGAGCGCGCTCAGCTGCGCCGCGGAGCGGATCGAGGCGTTCCATCGCCACGCGCTCCCCCGCTCCTGGTGGGTGGAGGACGCCAACGGCTCGCTCCTGGGTCAGCAGATCCGTCCCCTCGAGCGGGTCGGGATTTACGCCCCCGGGGGACGCGCGGCGTATCCGTCGACGGTCCTGATGACGGCGATCCCGGCGAGGGTGGCGGGCGTCAGGGAGATCGTGCTCGTGTCCCCGCCCTCGGGGGACAAATCGCTGCACCCGGCCGTCCTGGTCGCGGCGGAGGTTGCGGGCGTCGCCGAGATCTATCGGGTCGGGGGCGCTCAGGCTGTCGCGGCCCTGGCTTTCGGCACGGAGACGATCCGGCGGGTGGACAAGATCGTGGGGCCGGGGAACATCTACGTGGCCCTCGCCAAGCAGCGCGTCTTCGGCGTCGTCGGCATCGACATGGTGGCCGGCCCGAGTGAGATCCTGGTCGTCGCCGACGACGCGGCCGAGCCGGAGTGGGTGGCGGCCGACCTGCTCGCGCAGGCCGAGCACGACCCCATGGCGCGCGCGGTCCTCTTGACTCCCTCCGCCCCCCTGATCGAGGCCGTCGCGCGAGCCGTGGATCGCCAGCTCGCGGGCCTTCCGCGGCGGGAGATCGCGCGCGCCGCGCTCGGGGCGAACGGGGCTCTCGTGCTGACCCGGGATCTCGAGGAGGCGCTGGCGGTGGCCAACAGCCTGGCCCCCGAGCACCTCGAGCTTCAGGTGGCGGATCCGTTCCGCTGGCTTCCCCGCGTACGGAACGCGGGGGCGATCTTCCTCGGGCGCGATACCCCGGAGGTCGTGGGCGATTACATGGCCGGCCCGAACCACGTGCTCCCGACCGCCGGGACGGCCCGGTTCGCCTCCGGCCTGGGGGTGGAGGATTTCGTGAAACGGTCGAGTCTCATCCATTACTCGCAGAGGGGGCTTCGCGAGGCCTGGCCGCATCTCTCGGTGCTCGCGAGCGTCGAGGGGCTCCAGGCCCACGGCGAGGCGGCGAGGCTCCGTCTGGACCGGGAAGGGGAAGCGTCATGAGCCGAGCCGATCGAGGGACTCAGCCCGAGGTGCCGCGTCAGGCCCGGGTCGAGCGCAAGACGCGCGAGACCGCTGTCCTGCTCCAGCTCAACCTGGACGGCAGCGGGACCGCCAAGGTGGAGACCACGGTCCCGTTCTTCAACCACATGCTCGAGGCGTGGTCCAAGCACGGGCTCATGGACCTCACCGTGGACGCGCGGGGCGACACGGAGGTGGACCTCCACCACACGGTGGAGGACGTGGGGATCTGCCTCGGCAAGACCTTCAAGGAAGCCGTCGGCGACAAGAAGGGGATCCTCCGCTACGGGACCGCCTTCGTCCCCATGGACGAGGCGCTGGTCTCCGCGGCGGTGGA
This DNA window, taken from Candidatus Rokuibacteriota bacterium, encodes the following:
- a CDS encoding ATP phosphoribosyltransferase; amino-acid sequence: MSEGSPVSRGPLTLALPKGRLLKPALHLLRRLGLDGVDEASRKLIFVDPARGLRVLILKPADIPSYVEYGAADFGIVGKDILLEQEPDVYEPLDLGFGFCRLVVAEPEELWRRDDPAKWSWVRVATRYPNLTERYFSERGIQVELIRLDGSIELAPLVGLAERIVDLVQSGETLRANGLVEVAEIMRSTARLIVNRASLKTGYGPISEWIEGMKKGIAQ
- the hisB gene encoding imidazoleglycerol-phosphate dehydratase HisB; the encoded protein is MSRADRGTQPEVPRQARVERKTRETAVLLQLNLDGSGTAKVETTVPFFNHMLEAWSKHGLMDLTVDARGDTEVDLHHTVEDVGICLGKTFKEAVGDKKGILRYGTAFVPMDEALVSAAVDISGRPYLVFNVPLRRARVGTFDLDLLQDFFRAFAFNAEVTLHVTLHYGENLHHIAEAVFKSVARALAEAVRLDPRIEGVLSTKGDL
- the hisD gene encoding histidinol dehydrogenase: MSCRRLETSALGIAGVVQALDRSPDSVPPETHRSVEAILAAVKERGDAALLEFTERFDGVKLQAVELAVTAEEMAVARAAVGEQVLSALSCAAERIEAFHRHALPRSWWVEDANGSLLGQQIRPLERVGIYAPGGRAAYPSTVLMTAIPARVAGVREIVLVSPPSGDKSLHPAVLVAAEVAGVAEIYRVGGAQAVAALAFGTETIRRVDKIVGPGNIYVALAKQRVFGVVGIDMVAGPSEILVVADDAAEPEWVAADLLAQAEHDPMARAVLLTPSAPLIEAVARAVDRQLAGLPRREIARAALGANGALVLTRDLEEALAVANSLAPEHLELQVADPFRWLPRVRNAGAIFLGRDTPEVVGDYMAGPNHVLPTAGTARFASGLGVEDFVKRSSLIHYSQRGLREAWPHLSVLASVEGLQAHGEAARLRLDREGEAS